The following are from one region of the Methanofastidiosum sp. genome:
- a CDS encoding TrpB-like pyridoxal phosphate-dependent enzyme, whose product MEKTKIFLDENEMPKRWYNIQADLPKPLAPVYSPQTLKQATLEELSVLFPMEILKQEVSQERWINIPQEIRDIYAVWRPSPLYRALRLEKALKTPAKIYFKWEGISPAGSHKPNTAVPQAYYNMKEGTQTITTETGAGQWGSALSYATSLFDITCRVYMVRVSYEQKPYRRNLIHLWGAEVFPSPSNKTNAGRSVLKDNPEHPGSLGIAISEAVEDAATHDNTKYSLGSVLNHVCMHQTVIGLESKEQLKMEERYPDIVIGCLGGGSNFAGISFPYLHDKIKDDKKDLRVIAVEPHSCPTLTKGLYAFDYGDSTKLGPITKMFTLGHDFIPPGIHAGGLRYHGASPIVSSLCDQKIIEAQAYHQTEIFEAAMLFAQTEGHVPAPETAHAIKSVIEEAKKCKQTGEEKIILFNASGHGHFDMKSYELFREGKLTDYEYPADLVKQSLTKLPKVVED is encoded by the coding sequence ATGGAAAAAACCAAAATATTTTTGGACGAAAACGAAATGCCAAAAAGATGGTATAACATACAGGCAGATCTACCAAAACCTCTGGCTCCGGTATACAGCCCACAAACATTGAAACAGGCAACATTGGAAGAACTTTCAGTACTCTTCCCAATGGAAATATTAAAACAGGAAGTTTCCCAAGAGAGATGGATTAATATCCCTCAAGAGATACGTGATATTTACGCAGTATGGAGACCTTCTCCGCTTTACAGAGCTTTAAGACTTGAGAAGGCACTAAAAACACCTGCAAAAATTTACTTCAAATGGGAAGGAATTTCACCTGCAGGAAGTCACAAACCAAACACAGCTGTACCTCAAGCTTATTACAACATGAAGGAAGGTACACAAACGATAACAACTGAAACTGGTGCTGGTCAGTGGGGATCTGCATTAAGCTATGCAACGAGCTTATTCGACATAACGTGCAGAGTTTACATGGTAAGGGTAAGTTACGAGCAGAAACCTTACAGAAGGAATCTGATACATTTATGGGGAGCAGAAGTATTCCCAAGCCCAAGCAATAAGACCAATGCAGGAAGATCTGTACTAAAGGATAATCCAGAACACCCTGGAAGTCTTGGAATCGCCATATCTGAAGCAGTAGAAGATGCTGCAACTCATGACAATACAAAATACTCTCTAGGTAGTGTGTTAAATCATGTTTGTATGCATCAGACAGTGATTGGTCTTGAATCAAAGGAGCAACTAAAGATGGAAGAAAGATACCCCGACATAGTTATAGGTTGCTTAGGCGGGGGTTCAAATTTTGCAGGTATTTCATTCCCATATCTACATGACAAGATAAAAGACGACAAGAAAGACCTCAGAGTTATTGCTGTTGAACCACACTCATGCCCAACACTAACAAAAGGCCTCTATGCATTCGATTACGGTGACTCTACAAAACTAGGTCCAATTACAAAGATGTTCACCTTGGGCCATGATTTCATTCCCCCAGGCATCCATGCCGGAGGACTAAGGTATCACGGTGCTTCACCGATAGTAAGTTCACTCTGTGATCAAAAGATTATTGAAGCTCAGGCATATCATCAAACCGAAATATTTGAAGCCGCCATGCTCTTTGCACAGACAGAAGGGCATGTTCCAGCTCCAGAAACTGCCCATGCAATTAAATCTGTAATCGAAGAGGCAAAGAAGTGCAAACAGACAGGCGAAGAGAAGATCATTCTATTCAATGCAAGTGGACACGGTCACTTTGACATGAAATCATACGAACTATTCCGTGAAGGAAAACTCACAGACTATGAGTATCCTGCAGATCTTGTGAAGC